The Streptomyces sp. HUAS CB01 genome has a segment encoding these proteins:
- a CDS encoding potassium channel family protein, whose protein sequence is MKERTAQMRWEARTQGPLLVLAVVFGLAYAVPIVLPDASAVVHQSCLFVEWTVWGAFAVDYLVRLWLAPYRWLFVRKHPLDLLAVLLPLVQPLRLLRVVSTLLLVGRRARMAPQITLTTYVAGAVVGLMMFGSLAVLAVERDAPEGNIRTLGDAVWWSFTTMTTVGYGDHAPTTGLGRVLAVGLMLSGIALLGVVTANIAAWFISRFERDDAEERRQTALLEALTREVGELRAEVARLSAVPATAPDEPAVPRPSSPTP, encoded by the coding sequence ATGAAGGAACGTACGGCGCAGATGCGCTGGGAGGCCCGCACCCAGGGGCCGCTGCTGGTGCTCGCCGTGGTGTTCGGGCTCGCGTACGCGGTGCCGATCGTGCTGCCGGACGCATCCGCGGTGGTCCACCAGAGCTGTCTGTTCGTCGAATGGACGGTCTGGGGCGCCTTCGCGGTCGACTACCTGGTACGGCTGTGGCTGGCGCCGTACCGGTGGCTCTTCGTGCGGAAGCATCCGCTGGACCTGCTCGCGGTGCTCCTGCCGCTGGTGCAGCCGCTGCGGCTGCTGCGGGTGGTCTCCACCCTCCTCCTGGTCGGCCGGCGGGCCCGGATGGCCCCGCAGATCACGCTCACCACGTACGTGGCCGGCGCGGTCGTCGGGCTGATGATGTTCGGCTCGCTCGCGGTGCTGGCCGTCGAGCGGGACGCGCCCGAGGGGAACATCCGGACGCTGGGTGACGCCGTCTGGTGGTCGTTCACCACGATGACGACCGTCGGCTACGGCGACCACGCGCCGACGACCGGCCTGGGGCGGGTCCTCGCGGTCGGGCTCATGCTGTCCGGGATCGCGCTGCTCGGTGTCGTGACCGCCAACATCGCGGCCTGGTTCATCTCGCGCTTCGAGCGCGACGACGCCGAGGAGCGCCGCCAGACGGCGCTCCTGGAGGCCCTGACCCGGGAGGTCGGGGAACTGCGGGCGGAGGTGGCGCGGCTGTCGGCGGTGCCGGCGACCGCGCCCGACGAGCCCGCCGTACCGCGGCCTAGTTCTCCCACACCTTGA
- a CDS encoding GNAT family N-acetyltransferase, protein MSLARPALPDDAEELVRLRAVMLASTARHPASETGWQAAAVETFRRRLADPEGDMAAFVVARPGGLAASAVGTIEHRVGGPADPSGRTGYVFSVATDPDLRRRGHSRACVEGLLGWFRARGVRRIDLRASAEAEPLYASLGFVRTTDPAMRLTL, encoded by the coding sequence GTGAGCCTCGCACGACCCGCACTCCCCGACGACGCCGAGGAGCTGGTCCGCCTCCGTGCCGTCATGCTCGCGTCGACGGCGCGGCACCCGGCGTCGGAGACGGGCTGGCAGGCCGCCGCCGTCGAGACCTTCCGCAGGCGTCTCGCCGATCCCGAGGGGGACATGGCCGCGTTCGTGGTGGCACGGCCCGGAGGGCTCGCCGCCAGCGCCGTCGGCACGATCGAGCACCGCGTCGGGGGCCCTGCCGATCCCAGCGGGCGGACCGGCTACGTCTTCAGCGTCGCCACCGACCCCGACCTGCGCCGCCGGGGCCACTCACGCGCGTGCGTGGAGGGGCTGCTCGGCTGGTTCCGGGCGCGCGGGGTCCGCAGGATCGACCTGCGGGCGAGCGCCGAGGCCGAGCCCCTGTACGCCTCCCTCGGCTTCGTACGGACCACCGATCCCGCGATGCGGCTGACCCTTTAG
- a CDS encoding TetR/AcrR family transcriptional regulator, translating to MTGTGLRALKKQRTRDALLRAALELFTTQGYEHTTVDEIADAVEVSQRTFFRYFANKEEVVFAVQDMVESHFVDALRRRPPEEGPFEAMRHAVRSAWDTIGEAIGEVVPVELHMRAYQMIESTPSLLAVHLRRSAELDEQVARLIAEREGLDVDTDPRPRVAVAAFAAVMRVTGRLWGQGEDPSVEAIRELTEDYLDHLEPALATDWRAPAARPARGRTDRTPPAAPDQADRGSRTSPDRTEPAPPAAADAPEREAGAHTE from the coding sequence GTGACGGGAACCGGACTGCGTGCGCTGAAGAAGCAACGCACCCGCGACGCCCTGCTGCGCGCGGCGCTGGAGCTCTTCACGACGCAGGGGTACGAGCACACGACGGTCGACGAGATCGCCGACGCCGTCGAGGTCTCCCAGCGCACCTTCTTCCGCTACTTCGCCAACAAGGAAGAGGTCGTCTTCGCCGTCCAGGACATGGTCGAGTCCCACTTCGTCGACGCGCTGCGCCGACGCCCGCCGGAGGAGGGGCCGTTCGAGGCGATGCGGCATGCGGTGCGGTCGGCGTGGGACACCATAGGAGAGGCCATCGGGGAGGTCGTCCCGGTCGAACTCCACATGCGGGCCTACCAGATGATCGAGTCGACCCCGTCCCTGCTCGCCGTCCATCTGCGCCGCTCCGCCGAACTGGACGAGCAGGTCGCCCGGCTGATCGCCGAGCGCGAGGGCCTCGACGTCGACACCGACCCCCGGCCGCGCGTGGCCGTCGCCGCCTTCGCCGCCGTGATGCGGGTCACCGGCCGGCTCTGGGGGCAGGGCGAGGATCCCAGCGTCGAGGCCATCCGGGAGCTGACCGAGGACTACCTCGACCATCTGGAACCCGCCCTCGCCACGGACTGGCGCGCACCCGCCGCGCGTCCCGCCCGCGGCCGGACGGACCGCACGCCGCCGGCGGCACCGGATCAGGCGGACCGCGGCTCCCGGACCTCCCCGGACCGGACGGAACCTGCGCCGCCGGCTGCCGCGGACGCACCGGAACGTGAGGCCGGCGCACACACGGAGTAG
- a CDS encoding aldo/keto reductase produces the protein MTDGTIEKVRLGTAGPEVGVQGLGCMGMSEFYGDTDGAAARDTLDAALEAGVTLFDTADIYGSGANEEFLRPFVTAHRDEITLATKFSIVRRADDPTFRGISNEPAYIREAVEASLRRLGVDVIDLYYMHRRDPGVPLAESVGAMAELVRAGKVRHLGLSEVTGAELREAHAVHPIAALQSEWSLFSRSVERSAVGAAADLGVALVPYSPLGRGFLTGSFVNAAELSEDDFRRMQPRFTGDAAAANAALLAPVRTIAAAHGATPAQIALAWVQQRADVHGLPVVPIPGTRRRGRLEENAAATRITLTPDELALLEPIAERVVGERYPDMSSTSDSRE, from the coding sequence ATGACGGACGGCACGATCGAGAAGGTACGGCTCGGCACGGCGGGTCCCGAGGTCGGGGTGCAGGGGCTCGGCTGCATGGGCATGAGCGAGTTCTACGGCGACACCGACGGGGCCGCGGCACGCGACACCCTGGACGCGGCGCTGGAGGCCGGCGTCACGCTCTTCGACACGGCGGACATATACGGGAGCGGCGCCAACGAGGAGTTCCTCAGGCCGTTCGTGACGGCTCACCGGGACGAGATCACCCTCGCCACCAAGTTCTCCATCGTCCGCCGCGCCGACGACCCGACCTTCCGGGGCATCAGCAACGAGCCCGCGTACATCCGCGAGGCCGTCGAGGCCAGCCTCCGCCGGCTCGGCGTCGACGTGATCGACCTCTACTACATGCACCGCCGCGACCCCGGCGTGCCGCTCGCCGAATCCGTCGGCGCGATGGCGGAACTCGTGCGGGCGGGCAAGGTGCGCCATCTCGGCCTCAGCGAGGTGACCGGCGCGGAACTGCGCGAGGCCCACGCCGTGCACCCCATCGCCGCGCTGCAGTCGGAGTGGTCCCTCTTCAGCCGCTCCGTCGAGCGGAGCGCGGTGGGCGCGGCCGCGGATCTCGGGGTGGCGCTGGTGCCGTACTCGCCCCTCGGCAGGGGCTTCCTCACCGGATCGTTCGTGAACGCGGCGGAGCTCTCCGAGGACGACTTCCGGCGCATGCAGCCGCGGTTCACCGGCGACGCGGCCGCGGCGAACGCGGCACTGCTGGCGCCCGTCCGCACGATCGCCGCAGCGCACGGGGCGACACCGGCGCAGATCGCCCTCGCCTGGGTCCAGCAGCGGGCCGACGTCCACGGCCTCCCGGTCGTCCCCATCCCGGGCACCCGCAGGCGCGGGCGCCTGGAGGAGAACGCCGCGGCGACGCGGATCACGCTCACCCCGGACGAACTGGCGCTGCTGGAGCCGATCGCGGAGCGCGTCGTGGGGGAGCGGTACCCGGACATGTCCTCGACGTCGGACTCCCGTGAGTAG
- a CDS encoding alpha/beta hydrolase has translation MTAFDSSPTLNVWRALLALAVVFVLLATTGWTAVRHQRGPVDARAAATTAWEQARIGHRALPDLESSPGVLAGFFSSLGGRQAASLAERHPLVVGNLNGAPVTLRYRANRVALAEARRVEQRRMRDGRLSAEGRHEASRRMHRYESLLRPGRQILAFDPTGKGRVAEVFGDLDRAQRVSVIVPGVDTDVLTFERSKRRYSAPVGMAQSLYSAERAAAPSVRTAVIAWADYTSPTGVGLDASTGRLAANGANRLVALTGALPGRAEVSLFCHSYGSVVCGVAARELPGRVRDMAVAGSPGMRAETAAQLGTDARVWAMRDSDDWIEDVPYLEVGGLGHGADPVTPDFGARVLSAAGAVGHTGYFEPGTESLSNFAEIGVGSYRTVSCEDGNSACRSGIYGAEVI, from the coding sequence GTGACTGCTTTCGACTCCTCCCCCACACTGAACGTCTGGCGCGCCCTCCTTGCTCTCGCCGTGGTGTTCGTCCTGCTCGCGACCACCGGTTGGACCGCTGTACGGCACCAACGCGGCCCGGTCGACGCCCGGGCGGCCGCGACGACGGCGTGGGAGCAGGCCCGAATCGGGCACCGCGCGCTGCCGGACCTGGAGTCGTCCCCCGGCGTCCTGGCCGGTTTCTTCTCCTCCCTCGGCGGCAGGCAGGCGGCCTCGCTGGCGGAACGTCATCCGCTCGTCGTGGGCAATCTCAACGGCGCGCCGGTGACGCTGCGCTACCGCGCCAACCGCGTCGCGCTGGCCGAGGCACGCCGGGTCGAGCAACGGCGGATGCGCGACGGCAGACTCTCCGCCGAGGGGCGCCACGAGGCGAGCCGGCGCATGCACCGCTACGAGTCGCTGCTGCGCCCCGGCCGCCAGATCCTCGCCTTCGACCCGACCGGGAAGGGCCGGGTCGCCGAGGTGTTCGGCGACCTCGACCGGGCCCAGCGGGTCTCCGTGATCGTCCCGGGGGTCGACACCGACGTCCTGACCTTCGAGCGGAGCAAGCGCAGGTACTCGGCCCCTGTGGGCATGGCGCAGTCGCTCTACTCGGCGGAGCGCGCCGCCGCCCCCTCCGTGCGTACGGCCGTCATCGCCTGGGCCGACTACACCTCGCCGACGGGCGTCGGTCTGGACGCCTCCACCGGCCGCCTGGCCGCGAACGGCGCGAACCGACTGGTCGCCCTGACGGGGGCGCTGCCCGGCCGGGCCGAGGTGTCGCTGTTCTGCCACAGCTACGGTTCGGTGGTCTGCGGGGTCGCCGCGCGTGAACTGCCCGGGCGCGTACGCGACATGGCGGTCGCCGGCAGCCCCGGCATGCGCGCCGAGACCGCGGCCCAGCTGGGGACGGACGCCCGGGTGTGGGCGATGCGGGACAGCGACGACTGGATCGAGGACGTGCCGTACCTGGAGGTCGGCGGGCTCGGCCACGGTGCCGACCCGGTGACGCCGGACTTCGGGGCACGCGTGCTGTCGGCGGCGGGAGCGGTCGGCCACACCGGCTATTTCGAGCCGGGCACGGAGAGCCTCAGCAACTTCGCCGAGATAGGCGTCGGTTCGTACCGGACGGTCAGCTGTGAAGACGGCAACTCCGCGTGCCGCAGTGGAATTTACGGTGCGGAAGTGATCTGA
- a CDS encoding MFS transporter, producing the protein MTSQTTVDKVPVDHGPAPAPAKGLRGHPWLTLFAVAIGVMMVALDGTIVAIANPAIQRDLGATLADVQWITNGYLLALAVALITAGKLGDRFGHRQTFLIGVAGFGAASAAIGLSDSIALVVGFRVLQGLFGALLMPAALGLLRATFPAEKLNMAIGIWGMVIGASTAGGPILGGVLVEHVSWQSVFFINVPVGVVALALGLVILKDHRAENAPRSFDIPGIVLLSGAMFALIWPLIKAGEWGWGSASTLGWLAGALVLFVLFAVWETRVAEPLIPLRLFRSVPVSAGTVLMVLMAFAFMGGLFFVTFYLANVHGMSAVDSGLHLLPLTAMMIVSSPLAGALITRFGPRVPLVGGMVCTAVAMFGMTTLSADTGTLPMSVWLALLGLGLAPVMVGATEVIVGNAPLELSGVAGGLQQAAMQVGGSLGTAVLGAVMSAKVSSDFAENWADAELPPLPPEQLGLAEQAVEVGMAPLAPGTPQPVAAQITQVTHDTFISGMGMAFTVAGIVAVVAAAVALFTKRGENAEAGAGAAHI; encoded by the coding sequence ATGACTAGTCAGACCACCGTCGACAAGGTGCCCGTGGACCACGGTCCCGCGCCGGCACCGGCCAAGGGGCTCCGCGGACACCCCTGGCTGACGCTCTTCGCCGTGGCCATCGGCGTGATGATGGTCGCCCTGGACGGCACGATCGTCGCTATCGCCAACCCGGCCATCCAGCGGGATCTGGGCGCGACCCTCGCCGATGTCCAGTGGATCACCAACGGATATCTGCTGGCGCTCGCTGTCGCGCTGATCACCGCCGGCAAGCTCGGTGACCGCTTCGGCCACCGCCAGACCTTCCTGATCGGGGTCGCGGGGTTCGGCGCGGCCTCCGCCGCGATCGGGCTCTCCGACTCCATCGCCCTCGTCGTCGGTTTCCGCGTGCTCCAGGGACTCTTCGGTGCGCTGCTGATGCCCGCGGCGCTCGGCCTGCTGCGGGCCACCTTCCCCGCCGAGAAGCTCAACATGGCCATCGGTATCTGGGGCATGGTCATCGGCGCCTCCACCGCCGGCGGTCCGATCCTCGGCGGTGTGCTCGTGGAGCACGTCAGCTGGCAGTCCGTCTTCTTCATCAACGTGCCCGTCGGCGTCGTCGCGCTCGCCCTCGGCCTGGTCATCCTCAAGGACCACCGCGCCGAGAACGCCCCGCGGTCCTTCGACATCCCCGGCATCGTGCTGCTGTCCGGCGCGATGTTCGCCCTCATCTGGCCGCTGATCAAGGCCGGTGAGTGGGGCTGGGGTTCGGCGAGCACGCTGGGCTGGCTGGCCGGCGCCCTGGTCCTCTTCGTGCTGTTCGCGGTCTGGGAGACCCGGGTGGCGGAGCCCCTCATCCCGCTGCGGCTGTTCCGCTCCGTCCCGGTCTCCGCGGGCACGGTGCTGATGGTCCTCATGGCCTTCGCCTTCATGGGCGGCCTGTTCTTCGTCACCTTCTACCTGGCGAACGTGCACGGGATGAGCGCGGTGGACAGCGGACTCCACCTGCTGCCGCTCACCGCGATGATGATCGTCTCCTCGCCGCTCGCCGGTGCGCTCATCACCAGGTTCGGCCCGCGCGTTCCGCTCGTCGGCGGCATGGTGTGCACCGCCGTCGCGATGTTCGGCATGACCACTCTTTCGGCGGACACCGGGACCCTGCCCATGTCCGTGTGGCTGGCGCTCCTCGGCCTCGGCCTGGCCCCGGTCATGGTCGGCGCCACCGAGGTCATCGTCGGCAACGCCCCGCTGGAGCTCTCCGGTGTCGCGGGTGGTCTCCAGCAGGCGGCCATGCAGGTCGGCGGCAGCCTCGGCACGGCCGTGCTGGGCGCGGTGATGTCGGCCAAGGTCAGCTCCGACTTCGCGGAGAACTGGGCGGACGCCGAACTGCCCCCGCTGCCCCCCGAGCAGCTCGGCCTGGCCGAGCAGGCCGTCGAGGTCGGGATGGCCCCGCTGGCGCCCGGCACCCCGCAGCCGGTCGCGGCGCAGATCACCCAGGTCACCCACGACACCTTCATCTCGGGCATGGGCATGGCCTTCACCGTCGCCGGCATCGTCGCCGTGGTGGCGGCCGCGGTGGCCCTCTTCACCAAGCGCGGCGAGAACGCCGAGGCGGGTGCGGGCGCGGCCCACATCTGA
- the aceE gene encoding pyruvate dehydrogenase (acetyl-transferring), homodimeric type — MASGSDRNPIIIGGLPSQVPDFDPEETQEWLDSLDAAVDERGRERARYLMLRLIERAREKRVAVPEMRSTDYVNTIATKDEPFFPGNEEIERKILNATRWNAAVMVSRAQRPGIGVGGHIATFASSASLYDVGFNHFFRGKDEGDGGDQIFFQGHASPGVYARAFLLDRLNETQLDAFRQEKSKFPNGLSSYPHPRLMPDFWEFPTVSMGLGPIGAIYQARMNRYMEARGIADTSRSHVWAFLGDGEMDEPESLGQLSIAAREGLDNLTFVVNCNLQRLDGPVRGNGKIIQELESIFRGAGWNVIKLIWDRTWDPLLARDRDGILVNRLNTTPDGQFQTYATETGDYIRRHFFGDDQRLRAMVENMTDDQILHLGRGGHDHRKIFAAYSAARAHKGQPTVILAQTVKGWTLGPNFEGRNATHQMKKLTVDDLKGFRDRLHLPISDGELESGLPPYYHPGRDSEEIQYMHDRRKSLGGYVPTRVVRSQPLALPDEKTYAAVKKGSGQQSIATTMAFVRLLKDLMRDKEIGKRFVLIAPDEYRTFGMDSFFPSAKIYNPLGQQYEAVDRELLLAYKESPTGQMLHDGISEAGCTASLIAAGSAYATHGEPLIPVYVFYSMFGFQRTGDQFWQMADQLSRGFVLGATAGRTTLTGEGLQHADGHSQLLASTNPGCVAYDPAFGFEIAHIVEDGLRRMYGGDAEHPHGEDVFYYLTVYNEPIQHPAEPENVDVEGILKGIHRFREGEAGQIPAQIMASGVAVPWALEAQRILAEEWNVRAGVWSATSWNELRREAVATEEYNLLHPEEEQRVPYVTQKLTGAEGPFVAVSDWMRSVPDQISRWVPGRYTSLGADGFGFADTRGAARRYFHIDAQSIVLAVLTELAREGKVDRSVLKQAVDRYQLLDVAAADPGPAGGDA; from the coding sequence GTGGCTTCCGGATCAGATCGCAACCCGATCATCATTGGCGGCCTTCCGAGCCAGGTCCCGGACTTCGATCCGGAGGAGACCCAGGAGTGGCTCGACTCGCTCGACGCCGCCGTCGACGAGCGCGGCCGTGAACGGGCCCGCTACCTCATGCTGCGACTGATCGAGCGGGCCCGCGAGAAGCGCGTGGCCGTGCCCGAGATGCGCAGCACGGACTACGTGAACACCATCGCGACCAAGGACGAGCCGTTCTTCCCGGGCAACGAGGAGATCGAGCGGAAGATCCTCAACGCCACCCGCTGGAACGCCGCGGTGATGGTGTCCCGCGCCCAGCGCCCCGGGATCGGCGTCGGCGGACACATCGCCACCTTCGCCTCCTCCGCCTCCCTCTACGACGTGGGCTTCAACCACTTCTTCCGCGGCAAGGACGAGGGCGACGGCGGCGACCAGATCTTCTTCCAGGGCCACGCCTCGCCCGGCGTGTACGCCCGCGCGTTCCTGCTGGACCGGCTGAACGAGACCCAGCTCGACGCCTTCCGCCAGGAGAAGTCGAAGTTCCCGAACGGGCTGTCGTCGTACCCGCACCCGCGGCTGATGCCGGACTTCTGGGAGTTCCCGACCGTCTCGATGGGCCTCGGCCCGATCGGCGCGATCTACCAGGCGCGGATGAACCGCTACATGGAGGCGCGCGGCATCGCCGACACCTCGCGCTCGCACGTGTGGGCGTTCCTCGGCGACGGCGAGATGGACGAGCCGGAGTCGCTCGGCCAGCTGTCGATCGCCGCCCGCGAGGGCCTGGACAACCTGACGTTCGTGGTCAACTGCAATCTGCAGCGGCTCGACGGCCCGGTGCGCGGCAACGGCAAGATCATCCAGGAGCTGGAGTCGATCTTCCGCGGCGCCGGCTGGAACGTGATCAAGCTGATCTGGGACCGCACGTGGGACCCGCTGCTCGCCCGCGACCGCGACGGCATCCTCGTCAACCGGCTGAACACGACGCCGGACGGCCAGTTCCAGACGTACGCCACGGAGACGGGCGACTACATCCGCCGGCACTTCTTCGGCGACGACCAGCGGCTGCGCGCCATGGTCGAGAACATGACCGACGACCAGATCCTCCACCTGGGCCGCGGCGGCCACGACCACCGGAAGATCTTCGCGGCCTACTCCGCGGCCCGCGCCCACAAGGGCCAGCCGACGGTGATCCTGGCCCAGACGGTCAAGGGCTGGACGCTGGGCCCGAACTTCGAGGGCCGCAACGCGACCCACCAGATGAAGAAGCTGACGGTCGACGACCTCAAGGGCTTCCGCGACCGGCTGCACCTCCCGATCAGCGACGGCGAGCTGGAGTCCGGCCTGCCGCCGTACTACCACCCGGGCCGCGACTCGGAGGAGATCCAGTACATGCACGACCGCCGCAAGTCGCTGGGCGGGTACGTCCCGACCCGCGTCGTGCGGTCGCAGCCGCTGGCCCTGCCGGACGAGAAGACGTACGCGGCCGTGAAGAAGGGTTCCGGTCAGCAGTCGATCGCCACCACCATGGCGTTCGTCCGGCTGCTCAAGGACCTCATGCGGGACAAGGAGATCGGCAAGCGGTTCGTGCTGATCGCACCGGACGAGTACCGCACGTTCGGCATGGACTCGTTCTTCCCGAGCGCGAAGATCTACAACCCGCTCGGCCAGCAGTACGAGGCCGTGGACCGTGAGCTGCTCCTGGCGTACAAGGAGTCGCCGACCGGGCAGATGCTGCACGACGGCATCTCGGAGGCGGGCTGCACGGCCTCGCTGATCGCGGCCGGCTCGGCCTACGCCACCCACGGCGAGCCGCTGATCCCGGTCTACGTCTTCTACTCGATGTTCGGTTTCCAGCGGACGGGCGACCAGTTCTGGCAGATGGCCGACCAGCTCTCGCGCGGATTCGTCCTCGGTGCGACCGCCGGGCGCACGACGCTGACCGGTGAGGGTCTGCAGCACGCGGACGGCCACTCCCAGCTGCTGGCCTCCACGAACCCCGGCTGTGTCGCCTACGACCCGGCGTTCGGCTTCGAGATCGCGCACATCGTCGAGGACGGCCTGCGCCGGATGTACGGCGGCGACGCCGAGCACCCGCACGGCGAGGACGTCTTCTACTACCTGACCGTCTACAACGAGCCCATCCAGCACCCGGCCGAGCCCGAGAACGTCGACGTGGAGGGCATCCTCAAGGGCATCCACCGCTTCAGGGAGGGCGAGGCGGGCCAGATCCCGGCGCAGATCATGGCGTCCGGTGTGGCCGTCCCGTGGGCCCTGGAGGCGCAGCGGATCCTCGCCGAGGAGTGGAACGTCAGGGCCGGCGTCTGGTCGGCGACCTCCTGGAACGAGCTGCGGCGCGAGGCCGTGGCGACCGAGGAGTACAACCTGCTCCACCCCGAGGAGGAGCAGCGCGTGCCGTACGTGACGCAGAAGCTCACCGGCGCCGAGGGCCCGTTCGTGGCCGTGTCCGACTGGATGCGATCCGTTCCGGACCAGATCTCGCGCTGGGTGCCCGGCCGCTACACCTCGCTGGGTGCGGACGGCTTCGGCTTCGCCGACACCCGGGGCGCGGCCCGCCGGTACTTCCACATCGACGCGCAGTCGATCGTGCTGGCGGTCCTCACCGAGCTCGCCCGGGAGGGCAAGGTCGACCGCTCGGTGCTGAAGCAGGCCGTGGACCGCTACCAGCTGCTGGACGTGGCGGCGGCCGACCCGGGTCCCGCGGGCGGCGACGCGTAG
- a CDS encoding peptidase inhibitor family I36 protein, translating to MRTTVLTTAALAALCLLAPASPASPASPASPASPASPADPAPATRTAQAVRAAPQPRLGSCAPGELCLWAKPGFTGARHVHELSGIDIESCVPLPAGAGAQALANRTGRPVTAYQSAECAETGEFETYPGGGTWVPQTPYRVRAFKVWEN from the coding sequence ATGCGTACGACCGTCCTCACCACCGCGGCCCTGGCCGCCCTGTGCCTGCTCGCTCCGGCCTCACCGGCCTCACCGGCCTCACCGGCCTCACCGGCCTCACCGGCCTCGCCCGCCGACCCGGCCCCGGCGACCCGGACCGCGCAGGCCGTCCGGGCCGCACCGCAGCCGCGGCTCGGCAGCTGCGCCCCCGGCGAGCTCTGCCTCTGGGCGAAACCGGGCTTCACCGGGGCGCGCCACGTCCACGAGCTGTCCGGCATCGACATCGAGTCCTGTGTCCCGCTCCCGGCGGGCGCCGGCGCCCAGGCCCTCGCCAACCGCACCGGCCGCCCCGTCACCGCCTACCAGTCGGCGGAGTGCGCGGAGACCGGTGAGTTCGAGACGTACCCGGGCGGCGGGACATGGGTGCCGCAGACCCCGTACCGGGTCCGGGCGTTCAAGGTGTGGGAGAACTAG
- a CDS encoding DUF4429 domain-containing protein — translation MGDVLAGIHATWEFEPDSVLIRFTRGNRGTPKLFQVLEERHVPLEALESVTLSPGKRGTVVLHAVPRPGADPLMDAAAGQLKEGADPYRLVLPAERETLAEYYADELRAVLPGPDTGPAARYLVSSVGAPLQFKAYDGKAVFDGDKVSFRWSWTGASSAKWKAGDQNYAVSELAGVEWRSPEVFDGHLRLLLRGGVPGGAGDRPAQADQDPAAVVFGLGYGPVHESLPFAAAVLEAVRECAPAPPAAAAPPRDPAGVAERIRHLGELHSAGLVTDEEFRTKKAELLAEL, via the coding sequence ATGGGTGATGTGCTGGCCGGAATTCATGCCACCTGGGAGTTCGAACCGGACTCCGTGCTCATCCGCTTCACTCGGGGGAACCGCGGCACGCCGAAGCTGTTCCAGGTGCTGGAAGAACGGCACGTCCCCCTCGAAGCGCTCGAGTCGGTGACCCTCTCCCCGGGCAAACGCGGCACCGTGGTGCTGCACGCGGTGCCGAGACCGGGCGCCGATCCGCTGATGGACGCGGCAGCGGGCCAGCTCAAGGAGGGCGCGGACCCGTACCGGCTGGTGCTGCCCGCGGAGCGCGAGACGCTGGCCGAGTACTACGCCGACGAACTCCGCGCCGTCCTGCCCGGCCCGGACACCGGCCCGGCCGCCCGGTACCTGGTCTCGTCCGTCGGAGCGCCGCTGCAGTTCAAGGCGTACGACGGCAAAGCCGTGTTCGACGGGGACAAGGTGTCCTTCCGCTGGTCGTGGACGGGGGCCTCGTCCGCGAAATGGAAGGCAGGCGACCAGAACTACGCCGTCTCCGAGCTGGCCGGGGTCGAGTGGCGCTCCCCCGAGGTCTTCGACGGCCATCTGCGGCTGCTGCTCCGCGGCGGCGTCCCGGGCGGTGCCGGGGACCGGCCGGCGCAGGCCGACCAGGACCCGGCCGCGGTGGTCTTCGGCCTCGGCTACGGACCGGTGCACGAGTCGCTGCCGTTCGCGGCGGCGGTCCTGGAGGCGGTCCGCGAGTGCGCGCCCGCGCCGCCGGCCGCGGCGGCGCCCCCGCGCGACCCGGCGGGCGTCGCGGAGCGGATACGGCACCTCGGCGAACTGCACAGCGCGGGGCTGGTCACGGACGAGGAGTTCCGCACCAAGAAGGCCGAACTGCTCGCCGAGTTGTAG
- a CDS encoding MerR family transcriptional regulator — MTVLETTSATTDICASAPPAHPRPEGQDHYTISEVADWTGLSAHTLRWYERIGLMPHIDRSHTGQRRFRNRDLDWLTFVGKLRRTGMPVADMVRYAELAREGDHTYEQRQELLESTRRDVRARITELQDTLAVLDYKINFYAGAQRAPERA, encoded by the coding sequence ATGACGGTGCTGGAGACCACATCCGCGACGACCGACATCTGCGCATCGGCGCCACCCGCCCACCCCCGCCCCGAAGGGCAGGACCACTACACCATCAGCGAGGTCGCCGACTGGACCGGCCTGAGCGCGCACACGCTGCGCTGGTACGAGCGGATCGGCCTGATGCCGCACATCGACCGCTCGCACACCGGACAGCGGCGCTTCAGGAACCGCGACCTGGACTGGCTGACCTTCGTCGGCAAGCTCCGGCGGACCGGGATGCCGGTGGCCGACATGGTCCGCTACGCCGAACTGGCGCGCGAGGGCGACCACACCTACGAGCAGCGCCAGGAGCTGCTGGAGTCGACGCGGCGCGACGTCCGCGCCCGGATCACCGAGCTCCAGGACACCCTCGCCGTGCTCGACTACAAGATCAACTTCTATGCGGGCGCCCAGCGGGCGCCGGAGAGGGCCTGA